One Microplitis mediator isolate UGA2020A chromosome 3, iyMicMedi2.1, whole genome shotgun sequence DNA segment encodes these proteins:
- the LOC130664771 gene encoding kelch domain-containing protein 10 homolog, translated as MYTFKPLVFTEHSSSSVTRPEEIRDHHPFIIHCDDKNVYAHNGDFLESLTQTGIPNIWVYNLARQQWRLIRDEINLPNDGDFILSIFFESNHLYIFTIKRPYGYNVNPNRTCRIYIYDLNTKSVVIRETSGQIPYPLLPLEMIRHGNYFYIVGITDDLGESSNVYRLNMENGIWEAFYTCEELDNEYSSIPRSRYTLVYGNNIIYKFGDNLQVLGFDLYSFVSISAFDLEKCRWKIVDTHGDENHIPQYPTKREKYSVTSYTDPVTGEINVIMSGGADYSWRDAYDHFEDTLLPEQKFVVAYNDVWRLNLTSLKWTCLDKFGIVLPHCVENHSMAISPAGKLFTFGKSIFNDRNQRITTSSLHSAWLRIPKLTDICWEAIFYYYPNLKSMTDKEITSLGIPLKLFKSRID; from the exons ATGTACACATTCAAGCCGCTTGTTTTTACTGAACATTCTTCAAGCAGTGTTACAAGACCTGAAGAAATACGCGACCACCACCCATTTATAATACACtgtgatgataaaaatgtatatgctCACAATGGCGATTTTTTAGAATCCTTAACACAAACTGGAATTCCTAATATCTGGGTGTATAATTTAGCTCGGCAACAATGGAGATTAATAAgagatgaaattaatttaccaAATGATGGTGATTTTAtattgagtattttttttgaatcgaatcatttatatattttcacaataaaaaGACCTTATGGTTATAACGTCAATCCGAATCGCACATgtcgaatatatatttatgatttaaataccAAAAGTGTAGTTATCCGAGAAACAAGTGGACAAATTCCATATCCTTTATTACCACTTGAAATGATTCGtcatggaaattatttttatattgtcGGAATCACAGATGATTTGGGAGAATCCTCCAATGTATATAGATTAAATATGGAAAATGGAATATGGGAAGCTTTTTATACCTGTGAAGAACTTGATAATGAATACAGTTCGATTCCTAGATCACGTTACACTTTAGTTTATGGtaacaatataatttataaatttggtGATAATCTTCAAGTTCTTGGATTTGATTTATATTCTTTTGtc AGTATATCAGCGTTTGATTTAGAAAAATGCCGCTGGAAAATAGTAGACACTCATGGTGATGAAAATCACATACCGCAGTATCCAactaaaagagaaaaatacaGTGTAACGAGTTATACTGATCCAGTTACTGGCGAAATAAATGTTATAATGTCTGGAGGAGCAGATTATTCTTGGCGGGATGCTTATGATCATTTCGAAGATACCTTGTTACCAGAACAAAAATTCGTTGTTGCCTATAACGATGTCTGGAGATTGAATCTCACAAGTTTGAAATGGACGTGTCTCGATAAATTTGGTATTGTCTTGCCTCATTGCGTTGAAAATCATTCAATGGCAATTTCCCCTGCTGGAAAATTATTCACATTTGGCAAATCAATTTTCAATGATAGGAATCAa cgAATTACTACATCTTCTTTACACTCGGCTTGGCTCAGGATTCCCAAACTCACAGACATTTGTTGGGAAGCTATTTTCTATTACTATCCAAATTTGAAGTCAATGACTGACAAAGAAATAACTTCCCTCGGTATTCCATTGAAATTATTCAAGTCGCGTATTGATTga